GAAGTGCGGATTGCCGAGGTGATGGGCGATGTTGGCCTTCGCGCCGGTGAAGAAATTATCGAGACAGACGACCTCGTGGTCGTCCTTCAGGAGGCGATCGCAGAGGTGGGAACCGAGGAAACCGGCGCCGCCGGTGACGAGAATACGCATGGGGAAAAATGGAAAGAGGGCCGGAGCTAAACGGACCCGCCGACCGGGTTCAATGCGCATTCCATTTCCACCGCGAGCAACCGCTACTTCACTTTCTCCGCCGGACGCTCCGCCAGCACCAGCCGCCCGACCTCGGTCCCAACCTCTTCATACAGGTCACGGACGTTGCCCTTGCCGTCAGGATGAAGGCGCGAGGACAGGAAAACGTAGAACGCGTCGCTCGACGGGTCGATCCACACGGCCGTGCCGGTGAACCCCGTGTGCCCGAACGAACCGAGCGGGAAAAAACGCCCGCGCGGCCGGCTGTATTTCGTATCGATGTCCCACCCCAGCCCGCGGCGCTCCGGCACCGTCGCCGGGCTCTGCGTGCTCTGCATCAGGTGCAGCGTCTCGGGTTTCAGCAACCGCACGCCGTCCACATCACCGCGCAGCATCACCCGCGCATAGCGCGCGAGATCGGCCGCCGTCGTGAACAACCCCGCGTGCCCCGCCACGCCGCCCATGCGTCGCGATGTCGGATCGTGCACGATGCCACGCGGCATCGCTCCGCTCTCGTCACGCTCCGTCGGCGCGATGCGCGCGCGCAACTCAGGCGCAGGCCGGAATTCCGTATCCTTCATGCCGAGCGGAACGAAAATCTCCTCGCGCGCGAATACGTCCAACGTCCGTCCGCTGACCCGGCGAACAATTTCACCGAGCAGGATGAAATTCACGTCGCTGTAGCGGAAACTCGTCCCAGGCGCCGGATCGGGCATGCAGGCACAAGCGCGCCGGACGCCCTCCTCGTAGCCGCGCCAGTCCGGCGTGGCAGCGTCGCGCGGGATTTCCGCCGGCAAGCCCGACGTGTGCGTGAGCAGATGCCGCACCGTCACGTTCGCAGCCGCAAACTCCGGCAGGTATTCCCGCACCGGCGCGTCGAGTTTCACCCGCCCGCGCTCGATCAGCAGCATCACAGACGGTGCGGTCGCGACCACCTTCGTCAGCGATGCCGCATCGAAGATCGTGTCCTCCGTCATCACCTCGCGGTGCGGGACGAGCGCGCGGTCGCCCTGCGCCCAGTGCGTTCGCTCGGCGCCTTGCTCCATCCACAACACCGCACCCGGCAATTTGCCGGCCGCCATCGCCCGTCCGATCGCCTCCGCGATCGGAGCTCTACTTGTCGCCGCCACCGCGAGCACAGACGACGTGAACGCAAGCATCAGGGAAACGGCGAGGCGCATGCACGCAAGTTTCGGGAACG
This portion of the Candidatus Didemnitutus sp. genome encodes:
- a CDS encoding beta-lactamase family protein; amino-acid sequence: MRLAVSLMLAFTSSVLAVAATSRAPIAEAIGRAMAAGKLPGAVLWMEQGAERTHWAQGDRALVPHREVMTEDTIFDAASLTKVVATAPSVMLLIERGRVKLDAPVREYLPEFAAANVTVRHLLTHTSGLPAEIPRDAATPDWRGYEEGVRRACACMPDPAPGTSFRYSDVNFILLGEIVRRVSGRTLDVFAREEIFVPLGMKDTEFRPAPELRARIAPTERDESGAMPRGIVHDPTSRRMGGVAGHAGLFTTAADLARYARVMLRGDVDGVRLLKPETLHLMQSTQSPATVPERRGLGWDIDTKYSRPRGRFFPLGSFGHTGFTGTAVWIDPSSDAFYVFLSSRLHPDGKGNVRDLYEEVGTEVGRLVLAERPAEKVK